A segment of the Phycisphaerae bacterium RAS1 genome:
GGTCGAAGCGGTCGTCCCACTTGGTGAGTTGCGAATAGAAGCGGGCGGCCTCGACGATGAGCTGACCCTGGTAATGATCGGGCGAGGCGCCCGGCGTGCGGCCCCACATGCCCACCACGACGCGCGGGCGGTAGCGGCGGAAGACCGTGGCGACGGCGTAGCGCGCCGGCGGGCCGTCCATCAGCTCGCGGTTGGTCAGGTTCAGCGTCTCGACGTGCGTCACTCCCAGGATTCGCGACGCTTCGGTCAGCTCCGCGGCGCGAGTCTCCGGCGTGCCGCGGGGCGTCGGCTCGCCATTGGTCAGATGGACGATGCCGACCTTGTGGCCGAGCTTCACAAGCCTGGCGATCGTCCCGCCGCAGGTGATTTCGAGGTCGTCGGGGTGTGGCATGGCGAAGAGGATGTCGAGTTGAGCATCGGGCATTGCGGCTCCTCGGCGCTGGGCCAATCGTGCGGGGCGTCGCCAGCCTCGCGATGGAGTATAATCCGGTGACTGAAATTCTCCGCCGGAGCGCCGCGTGGAAACGTGGAAAGAGTTTGACCAGAACGTCGTCACGCACAGCGCCGCCCATCACCTGATGGCGATCGACGATCTCATCCAGAAACTCGGCTACGCCCGCGTTTCGGATGTCGCGCGGCAGCTCAACATCACGCGCGGCAGTGTGTCGATTTCGCTTCAGCCGCTCAAGAAGGCCGGGCTGGTGGTTCAGGATGAGAACCGGCACATCAGGCTTTCGGGCGACGGGCAGGCGCTGGTCGACGCGATCAAGACCAAGCGCGTTCTGATGCAGCGGTTTTTCGACGAGATCCTGGGAGTCGGTGCGGAACAGGCCGAAATCGACGCCTGCAAGCTGGAGCATCTGCTCAGCAACGCCACCGCCCAGCGGCTGCTCTCGTTCCTGCGATTTTTCGATTCGGACCAGGTCGCCGCCCGACGGACGCTGGACGCCTGGCGGCAGTTCGATCCGACCTGCGATCATCAGACCCAGCGTTGCCCAAGCTGCGAGTCGGGCGTGTGCCTGGCGCAGAACGTCTCAGAATCTCACTGAGCCGGCACGGTTTACCGGAGACCAAGGAATGCAGCGCCTGACAAAACCCGGCCCGAGTCAGCCCGACGCGGCGCGGCCGGCGGCCGCCGCAGCCGGCGGGCCGGGCATCGAGCCCGACGAGCTGATCGCCGATCTGAACCGGCTGTATGCCGAAGAGGTCGAGGCCGCGGTGCGCTATCTTCATTTGTCCAGCGCCGTGCGCGGCATGGATCGGCTGCTGGTCGAGGGGAAGCTGAAAGAGGGCTTTCAGGAGACGATTCAACACGCGGAGATCATCGCCCAGAAGCTTCGCGCGCTGGGGGCGGTGCCGAAGCTGGAAATCAACGTCGAATGCCCGCCGCAGGCCATCAGCGGGCGCGAGGCGCTGCGTTTCGCGCTGACGTTTGAAGAGGCGGCGCTCGAGGCGTATCAGGACGTGCTGCGGCGGGTGGAGGGGGACGTGGTGCTGGAGGAATTCATCCGCGGGCAGATTGCCGTCGAGTCGGTGCACGTCGCGGAATTGAAGGAGCTCATTTTCGAGTAGTACTCCCCCGCGGGGGAGCATGGCGCCCGTCGCGCCACCCGCCCGCGGTGGCGGTGCAAAGGCGTCTAGAACAACTTCTGAATTCGCGCTAAATCCAGCCGCATCCCTGCCAAAATGGTCGAGGCGAAGTGCGTGGCGCCCGACGGCGCATCCTGGTAGACTCCGCTACGCAGGACCAGGAAGCGCATCACATGATCCTGCGGATCGATGAGCCAGTATTCGCCCACGCCGGCCGACTGGTAGTCGTCTCGCTTGGTGCGCGTGTCGCGCTGCCGCGACTCGGGCGACAGGATCTCGACAATCAGGTCGGGCGGTTCGAGCACGCCACGCCGGACACGCGCGGCTTTTTCGGCCGAGAGGAAGACGAGGTCGGGTCGGTAGACAAGGCCCTCACGGAGCTTGACGTCCACGTCGGCGACGGCCCGGCCGATCGGATGCGTCTCGAGAAAGCGCCGGATTTGATAGAGGAGCTCGCCCGCGATGTCCTGATGACCGAATGAGGCTGCCGGGGCCATGACGACCACTCCGTCGATCAGTTCATAGTGAATCGGGCTCTCGGGCAACGCCAGAAACTCATCGGCGGTCATGCGCGTGCCAAAGACGCACGTACTCAGCGCCGGAGTGTCCAGTTGCAGCGACATCGTCTCGTATTCTAGCACTTTTCGAAGCGCCGTAGCGCCTCCGCAATCAACTCGCGGCCGCCATCCGGCGTGGCCGCAGATTGTGGGCAGGCTCGGCGGGCCGCTCCATCCGAACCAGCCGCGCCAAGCGGCGGGGCGATGATCGTCAGCGAGCGAGGCCCCACCGGCCGCGGACGTCAACCCGCCGCTTGGCGCGGCGGGTTCGGAAAAACCGTCCGCCCGGCGATGTCTGCCAAACACGTCGGTTACCCTTCGGTCACGCTTCGCCCCCCTGCCGCCACCCGTCCCCCCTTGCAATCCGTCGCCGCCTGGCGATGATCCGGCGTCTCCACGGATGGACGCCGGAAATGGATTTCACCAACGACACCGCCCTCGAAAGCGCCCGCCTGCATGAGCTTTTCGTCCGCTACACGCACCCCTATCCGCACGAGCGCCTATGCGTCCGCGTCCGCTACAGCCGGCGGTCGGCGTTTTCCGGCTCGTGCTACTATCGCGAGGGGCGCATCTTCATCAATCTCGGCCGCAGGAACCGCTACCCATACGTCATCTGCACGCACGTCGCCCGGGCCCGCTCGTTCGGCACGCACTGGCGGCGCGAGGCGTACAAGCTGACCGTCACCGACGCTTACGAGCTGGCCCTGTTCATCTACCGCCACGAGCTGTTCCATCATCTCGTGCATGCCGCCGGCCGCTGTGTGCGGCGGAAAGAGTCGATGTGCGACCGCTTCGCGACGCGCGTGCTGGTCGATCACTTCGCCTGTCCGCTGCTGGATTCGAGCGGGTCGCTGGTGGCGCGGGCGGCGTGGGATTTTCAGGACTTGGACGGCTTCGTGTCCGCCGCCGCGCCGCCCATTCTGCGAAACGAACCGGCGCCGCTCGCCGCCGAAATCGGACCGCTCTTTGCCGCGATCCCGCGCGCCGCCGCGATCCGGCCGATTCCAGTGACGATCCGCCTGTGACGGCGCGCGCCGGTCGGGCAGCGCGCGGGCGCCACAACGCCGACCGACGATCGCACTGGCGGGCAAGCCGCCAGTGGCACGCGGCGAGAATCCCTTCTCGCACCGCGTGCTGGTGCGAGAATCCCTTCTCGCACCTGTCACTCCCCCGCCCCGCGCGTCATCCCCGCCGCGTGCGCCAGCGTCCACGTCAGCAGCGCCACGCCCGCGAAGATCAGCAGCGCCGGCCAAGGCGGCGTCCAGATCACAATCAGCCCGATCGCCCCGAACGCCGCCGTTACGGCGTAGCACACGAGCACCGTCTGCCGCACGGTCAGGCCGCGCTGCACAAGCTGATCGTAGAAATGGCTGCGGTCGCCGACGAAAATCGGCTTGCCGCTGTTCCAGCGGCGGAACATCGCCAGCGCGGTGTCAAAGACCGGCAGCGTGAAGATCACCAGCGCCCCCAGCAGCCAGCGCGCATCCGGCGCGTCGGCAAACAGCAGCATCAGCATTCCCGAGTTGAATCCCAGGAGCAGGCTTCCACCGTCGCCCATGAAGATCTTGGCCGGCTTGAAGTTCCACAGCAGGAATCCGCCCGTCGCCCCAGTCATCGCGGCCGCCAGGATCAGCCGCGCCTTGGCGGCATCGCCGGGCATCTGCGGCATGAGCGCGGCCCCAAGCAGGAAGTAGACGACGCAAACAACGCAACTGACCCCGGCGCACAATCCGTCGAGTCCGTCGATCAGATTGGTGGAATTGCACGCCCCCAGCACAATGAAAACGCCCACGCCCAGCGACAGCGGCACCGCGACCGCGATGGGCAGGTCGAGCCCCACCATCCCCGCCACCACCTGCCCGATCTGCATCCCCGCGCCCGACGCCACCATGACGCCGCCGACGATGATCGTGCTCAGCGCCAGGCGCAGCTTCGGGGAAATGTGTTTCTTGTCGTCAACCGTACCGAGCGCGGCGATCGCCAGTCCGCCGCCCACGATCCATCCCAGCATCGGCGGGAGCTTGAGCGGGCTGAAGAGGGTCGCCGCCAGAATCGCCCCGGCCCACGCCAGCCCCATCGCCACCCCGCCGAGATACGGCATCGCCCGCGCATGCGGTTTCAGCAGCGTGTCGGGATGGTCCATGATGTCGAGCCGCCGCGCGACCTGGATCGCGATGGGCGTCGCAACGGCGGCAAGACCTAGTGCCACGGGCGCGTAGGCGAGGTACGCTGGGGTCATCCGGGGTAGGAATATTCGCTTCCGCAGGAGTTCGCAACGACGTGGTGTACAATCCGAGCCGCGACCGTGAGGGAGCGTTCTTCAGCGACCGAACGCCGCGTCACGCAGTTCGTTTCGGGGAGCATGGGCGTCTCGCCGGTGCGTACCGGCGGGACGCCGATGCTCCCCATGAGAACACCACCGTGTCACGGAACAACTTCGCGTTCCCGATCACCGCGCCGGCCGCGTCAGTGACGACACCGTGCGGGCCAGCTCATCTTTCGGATGCTCCCGCGCGACGCGACGCGACGCGGCGTGCGCCGCGGCATAATCGCCGCGCTGCATTTCCATGTACGCCAGCAGCAACATCACATCCGCTGACGCCTCGTTCACAGCCGTCCAGTCACGCAGCCCGTCGACATGCCGGTCGAACACATCCGGCTGCGGATACGTCTCGCTCAGGTTCAGCGGCACGTACAGCAGTTTCGGCTGAAGCTGCAACGCACGGCGAAGCGCCCGGCCGGCCTCGTCGTAATGACCCAGCGCCAGCCGCGCCTGCGCCAGGTGAACTCGACACGCCGGGTCGCCCTGGTTCAGCTCCGACGCCAGCGAAAGCACCATCAGCGCCTTCTGATATTCCCCGGAAGCCAGCAGCCCGACGCCGGTCTTGAGCGTCTTTTCGTGCGCCGTCAGCAGCTTCGCCTTGCGTTCCGCCATGTCGAGCGTGTTGAACGCCCGGCGGGCGTCCTCCCGCGCCGCCAGGCGGCGGGCGATGAAGGAATCTTCAAACGCGAAGGGCGCGCCGTACCCGTCGCAGATCACGCCGCCGTAGCCGCCGATGATCGCGCCGTTGTTCACGCCGCCTCCCGCAAAACCGCCGTCATGCGGGACATCGCTGACCATGCGCGGATACCGGCCGCGATACTCCCGCAGGTTCTGGCTGTCGAGATCGCGCTGGATGTTCCGCAGGCGCTGCGCCGACACCAGCCGCTCGCGCGGCAGGCCTGCACCGGAAAGGTCCAACACGCGCACGAAAGGCGCCGTCGACACACGCGGCTCCTGCAGCGGACCGCTCACGATCACCGCCGGCATCATCCCGCCGCGGCACATCACGTAGCAGGTAGCCTCGGTCGGCGGGGCCGCGCCCAGCGCCTCGACGGACGCGGCGGCGCCGAGCAACGCACCAATGACCGGTTGCAGCGTATGACGGTTAAGCATGATGTGCGCTCCTGCGCCGTGTTGGCGCAACTCATTATACGTCGGCGGCCTGTCGGGGCGCAGTCTGCCCCATTAGGCAGACACGCCCGCGGAACGAAGGTTAGTCTCAGATTGCGGGACCGGCCATTTCAGGGAGGCCAGCCTCCGGCCGGTCCGGTTTTCCGAACCCGCCGCGCCAAGCGGCGGGGTGACGATCGTAGGCAGGCGCAAGCCAAACGGGCCGAAGACGTCAACCCGCCGCTTGGCGCGGCGGGTTCGGACACACCCTGACACGACCGGAACAAGCTCGGGTGTTGACAGCGCCGACCGCACTATCAACGATCCGCCTTGGCGTTCTGGACGCTGGCCACTGCTGGAGCCCGCCGAGTGAGCGAGCCGCCGACTCCCGCCACCGTCGTCCCCGACCCCGGCGTCCCGGACTCGGATGACTCGATTCTGAACCAGCCGGTCAGCCGCCGGATCGCGACGCTCTGGAACCTCGCATTTTCCTACGCCACGCTCTTCCTGGTGCTGGTGCGCAACCTCGGGCTGCTGCCGCTCTACACGCGCTACATCGACGGCGTCGAAATCGGCGCCTGGTTCGCCACCGGCGGCGTGCTCGCCATGCTCACCAACGTTGACTTCGGGCTGATGGGCGTGCTGCAGCAGCAGGTCGCCGTCGCGTACGGACGCAAAGACCGCGACCGGCTCGGCCGCGTGATCGGCACCGGCTTTGTCGCCGCGGTGATTCTGGCCCTCGGCGTCGCGCTGGTGACCGCCGCGGCAAGCCCGCTGGCCCCGCTTTCGCTGCGGCTCAGCGGCGAGACCGCCACGCGCCTGGCGCTTTGCTTCGCGCTCGGCGCCGTGGCAAACGCCGGGCAGTTGATCGTCTTCGCCACCGGAGGCGTGCTGCGTTGCCTGCAGCGCCCGATTCTGCCCGGCGCCCTGCGGCTGGCGGGTGAGCTGACGGCCGTCGTCGCCACCGTCTGGATGCTCCTGACCGGCTGGGGACTATGGTCGATTGCCTGGGGACTTCTGTTTCGCTCGCTGGTCGATGGCGGCGGAAACGTGCTCGCCTTCTTCTGGACCGTTCACGCACGCTTTCGCCTGCCGCTGCACGCCAACTGGCGCGACGCGCGTGAGATGCTCTCGCTCTCGATGTACTCCTTCGCCTTCCAGATGACGCGACCGCTCAAGTTCGGACTCGACGCCTGGTTCGTCGGCGCGGCCATCGGCGGCGAGCTCGGCGCCCGCGTCGGCGGCGCCTACGCCCTCACCATCCGCGCTCACGAAACCGTCCGCCTCGTCGCCGATCAGTTCGCCGCGGCGATCTTCCCGTCGCTGGCGCACCTGCACGGCGAAGGTGCGACGGAACATCTGCGGCGCGTCGTCATGACCGCCTTCAAGCTGCAAACCCTCGTCGCCGCCGTCGGAATGGGCGGCGTGATGGCGTTCAATGAATCCTTCGTGCGGCTCTTCACCGATCCGGGCGTGAATTGGTACGGCGGCGACCTGATAACCGTGCTGGCCGCCCTGTGGGTGTTCGCCCTGCTGGCGGGCGGACTGAGCTTTGAGGTGCTGTATGCGATGGGCGAATTCGCGTCGATCGCCCGCCTCGTCTGGCTCGAAGTCGCGATTCGAACGCCCCTGGTGCTCGCCATGCTCTGGCTGGTGGGGCCGTGGGGAGTGCCGGCGGCAGCGCTCCTGACTCAGATCATCGTCTGCAACGTGATCATGTTGCGCTACATGTTGCGAATGGCGCGATTTTCCACGGCCGAGGTCCGGGCGCTCCTGGTCGGCCAGGCCCGCATCGCGGCGATCCCT
Coding sequences within it:
- the mshB_2 gene encoding 1D-myo-inositol 2-acetamido-2-deoxy-alpha-D-glucopyranoside deacetylase — its product is MPDAQLDILFAMPHPDDLEITCGGTIARLVKLGHKVGIVHLTNGEPTPRGTPETRAAELTEASRILGVTHVETLNLTNRELMDGPPARYAVATVFRRYRPRVVVGMWGRTPGASPDHYQGQLIVEAARFYSQLTKWDDRFDHTTPHRVDWLWYRPLVFSAETGHWPATFVVDTSDVHAQKIAAISCYKSQFDEKRLAALLHRINAFDAADGARAGFDYGELFAVPHPLPMKDPLAHFSGLAPLTPPAYPPKSG
- the mntR_2 gene encoding Transcriptional regulator MntR — encoded protein: METWKEFDQNVVTHSAAHHLMAIDDLIQKLGYARVSDVARQLNITRGSVSISLQPLKKAGLVVQDENRHIRLSGDGQALVDAIKTKRVLMQRFFDEILGVGAEQAEIDACKLEHLLSNATAQRLLSFLRFFDSDQVAARRTLDAWRQFDPTCDHQTQRCPSCESGVCLAQNVSESH
- a CDS encoding Ferritin-like domain protein; the protein is MQRLTKPGPSQPDAARPAAAAAGGPGIEPDELIADLNRLYAEEVEAAVRYLHLSSAVRGMDRLLVEGKLKEGFQETIQHAEIIAQKLRALGAVPKLEINVECPPQAISGREALRFALTFEEAALEAYQDVLRRVEGDVVLEEFIRGQIAVESVHVAELKELIFE
- a CDS encoding WecA-like glycosyltransferase, with product MTPAYLAYAPVALGLAAVATPIAIQVARRLDIMDHPDTLLKPHARAMPYLGGVAMGLAWAGAILAATLFSPLKLPPMLGWIVGGGLAIAALGTVDDKKHISPKLRLALSTIIVGGVMVASGAGMQIGQVVAGMVGLDLPIAVAVPLSLGVGVFIVLGACNSTNLIDGLDGLCAGVSCVVCVVYFLLGAALMPQMPGDAAKARLILAAAMTGATGGFLLWNFKPAKIFMGDGGSLLLGFNSGMLMLLFADAPDARWLLGALVIFTLPVFDTALAMFRRWNSGKPIFVGDRSHFYDQLVQRGLTVRQTVLVCYAVTAAFGAIGLIVIWTPPWPALLIFAGVALLTWTLAHAAGMTRGAGE
- a CDS encoding Anaphase-promoting complex, cyclosome, subunit 3, producing the protein MLNRHTLQPVIGALLGAAASVEALGAAPPTEATCYVMCRGGMMPAVIVSGPLQEPRVSTAPFVRVLDLSGAGLPRERLVSAQRLRNIQRDLDSQNLREYRGRYPRMVSDVPHDGGFAGGGVNNGAIIGGYGGVICDGYGAPFAFEDSFIARRLAAREDARRAFNTLDMAERKAKLLTAHEKTLKTGVGLLASGEYQKALMVLSLASELNQGDPACRVHLAQARLALGHYDEAGRALRRALQLQPKLLYVPLNLSETYPQPDVFDRHVDGLRDWTAVNEASADVMLLLAYMEMQRGDYAAAHAASRRVAREHPKDELARTVSSLTRPAR